The DNA segment GATTGCTTCCTGAGCAAACAATTTACATTGAGGCAGATCAATTGCATCATTCCAGTTTTTATAATATTCAGTCATAACATCACCTTTATCGAGCTCAATGACCTGTGTTGCTGAGTTTTGGGCTTCGGTCGAAATGAAATTAAGCCCTCCAAATTTATTAGAATTTAAAAAATTTTCTTCGAAATCAATATCATCCTCACCAAGAAAGTACCTTTCGATGATGTCCCATCTTTGTTCTGAGGTAAAATTGCCTGCCATAAAACGATTCATCATCTTGACAGCTCTCTTATGCCGTTCTTCAATATCCGCAAGAATACCGTTTTTATATTTATAATTTTGATTAATACATGCAATTTTTCTTAATTTTTCGGGGTCATTAATACGGACAAAAATCTGAGGGTTTTTTCCACCAATAAACTCGTAAGAAGCCATATCAAAAAGTTGCAAGAGAGACGCCATAAGTTGTTGATATGTTGCATCTTGATTAGCCACAGTAACATAGGCGACATATTTCTCACTCTCAGGCGCATTCGGAGCCACCTGCCTCAAAAATGTTAGAAGACAAGGTTGGGTATAAGCATAATTTTTAGCTTGAATGCAGTATCGCTCGCCATCATTTACATTCTCACTGTTATTTCTTTTCCGCCTTACGCATTTCCATGGCTCATGGAGATGCTGTTGATAAAATGGATTAACATCATCATAACAAAAAAGATCCAGCAGCATTTTTACATACTCCTGGCTAACTTCTTTTTTATATCTATTTTTAAATGTATCAAAAAAAATCTTAAAAGAAAATTCCTTACCACCAAACCCCTTACTAATGTCACAAAAAGAATCGTGAATTGCTTGGACAAGCACCTTAAAAAGCTGGACAACTTTATCATAGCCCTCGTTATCTCTATTATAAGAAATAACAAGCTTGTAGTTAGGGACAATATTATTTTTACCATCTACCTGAAGTTCCAAAAATAGTTCATTCCTGAAGAATCTCCTTTTAAAATCTGCAAAAGTAAAATTCACAAACTCGTTCTCCCATAATTGAGCAAGATCGATTTCAAAAACGTTTCCTGCCTTCGTGATTGTGCTTTTGAGCTTTCCAGAAGTACTAAACTCTTTTTGTGGGCAATTGTCCTCCATCAATTTACAATAACTTCCATATTTTGCTAAAAAAGCCTTTTCAATACTGTTCGGAACAACTATATATTGTGTAGAAAACAGCTTTCTAGCACGAACAGAAATAACTTTAAAGTGGTATTTTTCAAATAAATCGTTACTAAGCAGCATCAAGCCGCTTTTTATCTTCATATCTACACTCTGCTTATCAAATAAATAATTAAAAGTCTCTGGGGAAAACAACAGGTTCCTATGACCTTTTTTCTTGTATAAATCGTATAATTTTTTTGCAATGGCTTGGATCTGGTAGTGACGCAATCCGGACAATCCCCACAAAGTCTGTGCATACCTCATGTCCGAAGGCAAATAATCTGTTATAGCATAGCCCACATCTAAGGTTCGTGCTGCTCGGCCAATTTCTTGTACGTAATCAGCAAGGTTTCCGGTGGGAGCAAAATGGTAGACGTTTTTTATATCGCCAATATTTACACCCATACCAAAAGCCTTTGTCGCCATCATGATCAAAGACTTATTTCCACAGAATTTATTATAGGCATCATATTTTTGATCATTTTCTAGTCCACTGTGATACCTTTCAATTTTAGAGTAGATTTCCTTATGCTCAGTTGACAATTCAGATTCAACTTCATCAATTTGGCGTATAAAAGGAAAATAAACTATAGTCTTCTCATCTTTATTTATATAATCTACAATCGACTTAGCTGTCCATTGAATTTTTGCTTCTTGATCGGTCTTCTTTTCTTTGAATGGATGTCTGATATCGAACTTAATGTTATTTCTGCGCACATAGCCAATATACATATGTTCTGAATAACAAGTTAATTGTAGACTGCTTTGCAGACTTCCAATAACATCATCGCGCCCCCCACATACTGCTGTCGCTGTTAAACACAACACGGGAAATGGAATTTGAGGGTAATAGCTGCTTTTCCTGATTTTCTTTATATAGTCACCAAGGAGCCAATAATTTATACGAAAATCACGTCCCCATGAGGTTACCAAATGCGCTTCATCAATCACCATTAAACCAATTTTTCGTTTCCCAATTAAAGCAGAGAGGTCATATGCAAGCAAAAGTTCAGGGGACAAATATACGATGGAATACGTTCCGTCTTTAATACCTTGCAAGCGTTGTTGACGCTCTTGATAAGTAATCGATG comes from the Fretibacterium sp. OH1220_COT-178 genome and includes:
- a CDS encoding helicase-related protein, with the protein product MSIAEQVFLKCLNLFYQSEKISAYGSNCLFVFQGFTTDFYQALNSCNVQYLFGVCHRQYPDVSIRALDRKFLVTSLCNASGYCWCFYEDFIELAMILKDFSIYAVNIVIVKNDLFEDDYYPIAIQDKKEILIRAIESEIANQENDLILNYYSDYKVEGDYLLISFVNKHYDFNIENYKIYELGFFDVVAGAFIVEAPSEDEDGIALSSLPEMKCKLLNGELSDASYCLKADNSKGIREQLRKINMIGKFYNVKFYLAGLSKRNNENKENQYISILKKYWGENASFRCSPFYCELGWSNKTVDISQGTIISDVIRQSDIALSGGEHHYSDIIVTAPTGSGKSLFFQIPGIYLHECHKEAPLVTIVVCPLVALMADQVRELQSRKVHYATYINSSITYQERQQRLQGIKDGTYSIVYLSPELLLAYDLSALIGKRKIGLMVIDEAHLVTSWGRDFRINYWLLGDYIKKIRKSSYYPQIPFPVLCLTATAVCGGRDDVIGSLQSSLQLTCYSEHMYIGYVRRNNIKFDIRHPFKEKKTDQEAKIQWTAKSIVDYINKDEKTIVYFPFIRQIDEVESELSTEHKEIYSKIERYHSGLENDQKYDAYNKFCGNKSLIMMATKAFGMGVNIGDIKNVYHFAPTGNLADYVQEIGRAARTLDVGYAITDYLPSDMRYAQTLWGLSGLRHYQIQAIAKKLYDLYKKKGHRNLLFSPETFNYLFDKQSVDMKIKSGLMLLSNDLFEKYHFKVISVRARKLFSTQYIVVPNSIEKAFLAKYGSYCKLMEDNCPQKEFSTSGKLKSTITKAGNVFEIDLAQLWENEFVNFTFADFKRRFFRNELFLELQVDGKNNIVPNYKLVISYNRDNEGYDKVVQLFKVLVQAIHDSFCDISKGFGGKEFSFKIFFDTFKNRYKKEVSQEYVKMLLDLFCYDDVNPFYQQHLHEPWKCVRRKRNNSENVNDGERYCIQAKNYAYTQPCLLTFLRQVAPNAPESEKYVAYVTVANQDATYQQLMASLLQLFDMASYEFIGGKNPQIFVRINDPEKLRKIACINQNYKYKNGILADIEERHKRAVKMMNRFMAGNFTSEQRWDIIERYFLGEDDIDFEENFLNSNKFGGLNFISTEAQNSATQVIELDKGDVMTEYYKNWNDAIDLPQCKLFAQEAIPLAKYANSKLCVNDKPVDCMYVWPDAKVAILEKIVSPQQMEMLQLNGWLCFQYEDIDILAIKQRLCV